A genomic region of Leptolyngbya sp. NIES-2104 contains the following coding sequences:
- a CDS encoding ribonuclease Z, whose protein sequence is MQITFLGTSSGVPTRSRNVSAIALRLPQRAEVWLFDCGEGTQHQFLRSDLRVSQIRRIFVTHVHGDHIFGLMGLLASCGLAGNPEQIDIYGPPELDQYLKACKRYSQTHFSYPVKFHPVSPGVVFEDEEFTVTCTLLKHRVPAFGYRVAEKDRPGHFKAEVAKELGIPSGPIYGKLKRGETVTLPDGRVIDGKTLCGETEIGRKLVYCTDTVFCENAIDLARDADVLIHEATFAHQDAEMAFQRLHSTSTMAAQTALLAQAKTLIMTHFSPRYAPGNAIEIKDLLNEARAIFPNTELASDFWTYEIPRRVEQPEAVVR, encoded by the coding sequence TTGCAGATCACATTTTTGGGCACGAGTTCTGGGGTTCCCACACGATCGCGAAATGTTAGCGCGATCGCACTTCGCTTGCCACAACGGGCAGAAGTATGGCTGTTCGACTGTGGGGAAGGAACGCAACATCAATTCCTTAGAAGCGATCTGCGAGTGAGTCAGATTCGTCGCATTTTCGTCACGCACGTTCACGGCGATCACATTTTCGGATTGATGGGATTGCTTGCAAGCTGTGGACTGGCTGGAAATCCTGAGCAAATCGATATTTATGGACCGCCTGAACTCGATCAGTACCTCAAGGCGTGTAAGCGCTATTCACAGACTCATTTCTCGTACCCGGTTAAATTTCATCCGGTGAGTCCTGGGGTGGTGTTTGAGGATGAGGAATTTACGGTGACTTGTACGCTCTTGAAGCATCGAGTTCCAGCGTTTGGGTATCGGGTGGCAGAAAAAGATCGTCCGGGGCACTTCAAGGCAGAGGTGGCGAAAGAGTTGGGAATTCCATCGGGTCCGATTTATGGAAAATTGAAGCGGGGCGAAACGGTGACGCTACCGGATGGACGGGTGATCGATGGTAAAACGCTCTGTGGCGAAACGGAGATCGGGCGCAAGCTAGTTTACTGTACTGACACGGTTTTCTGTGAAAACGCGATCGACCTCGCCCGTGATGCGGATGTGTTAATCCATGAAGCGACTTTCGCCCACCAAGACGCAGAGATGGCATTTCAGCGACTTCATTCCACTTCGACAATGGCGGCTCAAACTGCTTTGCTAGCTCAAGCAAAGACGCTGATTATGACGCATTTCAGCCCTCGGTACGCGCCGGGAAATGCGATCGAGATCAAAGACTTGCTCAATGAAGCCCGCGCAATTTTCCCAAATACAGAATTAGCCTCGGATTTCTGGACGTATGAAATTCCGAGACGAGTTGAACAGCCGGAAGCAGTCGTACGTTAA
- a CDS encoding SpoIID/LytB domain-containing protein yields the protein MKSRSRLNSISKSFGLTLLIWAASIVSAQAKESLELRIAIEQNAPQVNVGSSVDAQVLDGSQRVLGAIQGMNGFAAQAKDGGVALDKWKSGALWVVPKDPNGVVWIGNRWYRGRVYLVPTGKGLTAVNYVDLEQYLFSVLGSEMSGNWPQEALKAQAVAARSYALHGRQKARNGIFDLGNTQGWQVYNGIQAESSGTQTAVMATAGQVLAHNNQIIDAAFHSSAGGCTDNSEDIWSEPRPYLRHVRNDFDEGSPVNQWSRSFSAAEIGNRFGVGNLQRLELVSTTKNCARVQEIRVVGDRDSKVIDGDKFRAALGLRSTLFTIANQFQPVASNQGQKQSLSGVVFNGRGFGHGLGMSQWGAFNMARRGYNYQQILQQYYLNTGIVPIDVQ from the coding sequence ATGAAGTCTCGATCGCGCTTGAACTCAATTTCAAAATCCTTTGGGTTAACCCTTTTAATCTGGGCAGCAAGCATCGTGTCGGCTCAGGCAAAAGAATCTTTGGAGTTAAGAATCGCGATCGAACAAAATGCGCCGCAGGTGAATGTGGGTAGTTCCGTAGATGCTCAAGTGCTCGATGGCTCTCAGCGGGTTCTCGGTGCGATTCAAGGAATGAACGGCTTTGCAGCACAAGCAAAAGATGGCGGAGTCGCTTTGGATAAATGGAAATCTGGCGCGTTGTGGGTTGTGCCCAAAGATCCAAATGGTGTCGTGTGGATCGGAAATCGCTGGTATCGCGGTCGGGTTTATTTGGTTCCGACTGGCAAAGGGCTGACGGCTGTGAATTATGTCGATTTGGAGCAGTATTTATTCAGCGTCTTGGGCAGTGAAATGAGCGGCAATTGGCCCCAAGAAGCGCTGAAAGCTCAGGCAGTCGCGGCTCGGAGCTATGCGCTACACGGACGGCAGAAAGCCAGAAACGGAATTTTCGACCTTGGTAATACACAAGGATGGCAAGTGTATAACGGGATTCAAGCCGAATCGAGCGGAACACAAACGGCAGTAATGGCAACCGCTGGACAAGTTCTGGCACACAATAATCAGATCATTGATGCTGCGTTTCACTCGTCTGCTGGAGGTTGCACTGATAACTCTGAGGATATTTGGTCAGAACCTCGACCTTATTTAAGACATGTGAGAAACGATTTTGACGAAGGATCACCCGTCAATCAATGGTCGAGAAGCTTTTCAGCAGCGGAGATTGGAAATCGGTTTGGAGTCGGGAATTTACAGCGATTGGAACTTGTGTCAACAACTAAGAATTGTGCACGAGTGCAAGAAATTCGTGTGGTTGGCGATCGCGATTCTAAAGTGATTGATGGCGACAAATTCCGGGCAGCCCTCGGTTTGAGAAGTACCTTGTTTACGATCGCGAATCAGTTCCAGCCTGTGGCAAGTAACCAGGGACAAAAACAATCGCTTTCGGGTGTGGTCTTCAATGGTCGCGGTTTCGGGCATGGATTGGGAATGAGCCAATGGGGAGCGTTTAATATGGCGCGTCGGGGCTACAACTATCAGCAAATTTTGCAGCAGTATTATCTCAATACGGGAATCGTCCCGATCGATGTTCAGTAA
- a CDS encoding SOS response-associated peptidase: MCGRFTQTHSAAELSALFDLTEVPDWQPRYNIAPTQSIPAIVEPHHLKLLRWGLIPSWSKDSAIANKLINARAETVSEKPSFRDAFKRRRCLIVADGYYEWKKQEKKKQPFYFQLDDHKPFAFAGLWERWHSPDGEPVETCTIITTEANPLAATVHDRMPVILSQENYDRWLDPTFKDARSLLHPYTDAMQAYPVSLTVNSPAHDTPDCLTPVGED; the protein is encoded by the coding sequence ATGTGTGGAAGATTCACCCAGACCCATTCCGCCGCAGAATTATCTGCCCTGTTCGATCTCACCGAAGTTCCAGACTGGCAACCCCGCTACAACATCGCCCCGACGCAATCGATCCCCGCGATCGTCGAACCGCATCATCTCAAACTTCTACGCTGGGGCTTAATTCCATCCTGGTCAAAAGATTCCGCGATCGCGAACAAACTCATCAACGCCCGCGCCGAAACCGTCAGCGAAAAACCCTCTTTCCGCGATGCCTTCAAACGTCGCCGCTGTTTGATCGTGGCAGACGGTTACTACGAATGGAAAAAGCAAGAGAAAAAGAAACAACCCTTCTATTTTCAACTCGACGATCACAAGCCCTTCGCGTTTGCGGGACTCTGGGAGCGCTGGCATTCTCCCGATGGCGAACCCGTTGAAACCTGTACGATTATTACAACTGAGGCGAATCCACTCGCCGCTACAGTCCACGATCGAATGCCCGTCATTTTGAGCCAGGAGAATTACGATCGCTGGCTCGACCCCACTTTCAAAGATGCTCGATCGCTGCTCCATCCCTACACCGATGCGATGCAGGCTTACCCCGTTTCGCTCACCGTGAATAGCCCAGCTCACGATACTCCGGATTGTCTCACTCCGGTTGGGGAAGATTAA
- a CDS encoding branched-chain amino acid transaminase has product MHTFLPTAYFKNQFVPFAEANVSIATHALHYGTGAFGGLRGIPNPENPDQVLLFRLDRHCQRLSNSAKFLGYDLPADKIQSIITEFVKKNQPERSFYIRPFVYTSDLGIAPRLHNIEKDFFVYGLELGDYLSPDGVSCRFSSWYRQEDRSLPLRGKISGAYITSSLAKTEAVSSGFDEAILLNSQGKVSEASGMNIFLVRNGDLITPGYDQDILEGITRDSILTIARDLGIRTIERSVDKTELLIADEVFLSGTAAKITPVKRIETFEFGANRPITDRLREALTKITENRDERYREWVNTIDLR; this is encoded by the coding sequence ATGCACACTTTCCTTCCCACCGCCTACTTTAAGAATCAATTCGTGCCGTTTGCTGAGGCGAATGTGTCGATCGCGACTCACGCACTGCATTACGGAACGGGCGCGTTTGGGGGCTTGCGCGGCATTCCCAACCCCGAAAACCCTGATCAAGTGTTGTTATTTCGGCTCGATCGACATTGCCAACGGTTGAGCAACAGCGCGAAATTTCTCGGTTACGATTTGCCAGCAGATAAGATTCAGAGCATCATTACTGAATTCGTCAAGAAAAATCAGCCAGAGCGATCGTTTTATATTCGTCCGTTTGTTTACACGTCGGATTTGGGGATCGCGCCCCGGTTACACAATATCGAGAAGGATTTCTTTGTGTACGGTTTGGAGTTGGGTGATTATTTGTCACCGGACGGGGTAAGCTGTCGGTTTAGTTCTTGGTATCGCCAGGAAGACCGCAGTTTGCCGCTCAGAGGCAAGATTAGCGGTGCGTATATTACGTCCTCGCTGGCGAAAACTGAAGCGGTGTCAAGCGGATTTGATGAGGCGATTTTGCTCAACTCACAAGGGAAGGTGAGCGAGGCATCGGGCATGAATATCTTCTTGGTACGAAATGGGGATTTGATTACCCCCGGATATGACCAGGATATTTTGGAAGGCATTACGCGAGATAGTATTTTGACGATCGCTCGTGATTTGGGAATTAGAACGATCGAGCGATCGGTAGATAAAACGGAATTGCTGATTGCAGATGAAGTCTTCTTAAGTGGAACGGCGGCAAAAATTACGCCTGTGAAGCGGATTGAAACGTTTGAATTTGGCGCGAATCGACCGATTACTGATCGATTGCGCGAGGCGTTGACGAAGATTACAGAAAATCGGGATGAACGCTATCGTGAATGGGTGAACACGATCGACCTGCGATAA
- a CDS encoding serine/threonine-protein kinase, with the protein MQPPIPNSTILQSRYRILNVLGQGGFGRTYLAEDQGRFNELCAIKELTPPQDNPYALEKSKELFQREAQTLYQIQHPQIPQFRATFEQDQRFFIVQDYVEGQTYRSLLDERKARGYVFSESEVTQLVKQVLPVLAYIHGKGIIHRDIAPDNIILRDRDKLPVLIDFGVVKDLATRIQAQETVKQHTTVGKLGYAPTEQMQTGRAYPNSDLYALAVTAIVLLTGREPQDLFDENTMTWRWQRYVNLDPGFAQVLSRMLSYRVGDRFQSATEVMQVLQAPATIAPLPATPPPTSAQPPQTNVSRAETVAIGHRGDSTVARTNVQNPNDPSIPARSSLWDDPWAVFAIGTGLVLLTGLGAWTITRALMNANQPIASPTPTPTITASPKPTTSPTTRPSPSPSPTATPVTFSQQLDLSSGSVTRSGALRSNETLEFIIPAIQGQRLNTSLGGEGVLLSVLAPNRDPVDNAANRVTNWSGELPFTGNYTVQLRTVKGIPKSDFKLNVALATPTPSPSPTVSPSPSPSPTVTEQVIGIPQGQTGVQVDGTVNPATIRRYLINVRPNQTLTLNLTQGARFTLRYPDGRPVEDAARLQNWQGIVPTGGSYAVDVTSDRETSFTLGVDVK; encoded by the coding sequence ATGCAGCCACCGATCCCAAACTCAACGATTCTACAGAGCCGCTACCGGATTCTCAACGTTTTGGGACAGGGTGGATTTGGGCGAACTTATCTCGCAGAAGACCAAGGACGCTTTAATGAACTGTGTGCGATTAAGGAACTCACACCGCCTCAAGATAATCCTTACGCACTAGAAAAATCTAAAGAATTATTTCAGCGAGAAGCCCAAACGCTTTATCAAATTCAACATCCCCAAATCCCGCAGTTCCGCGCCACGTTTGAACAGGATCAGCGGTTCTTTATTGTTCAGGATTATGTTGAAGGACAGACGTATCGATCGCTGTTAGATGAACGCAAAGCACGCGGCTATGTGTTCTCAGAAAGTGAAGTGACGCAACTGGTGAAGCAAGTTTTACCTGTGTTGGCGTACATTCACGGCAAAGGAATTATTCACCGAGACATTGCACCCGATAACATTATTTTGCGCGATCGCGATAAGCTCCCGGTTCTAATCGATTTTGGAGTGGTCAAAGATCTGGCAACCCGGATTCAGGCACAAGAAACGGTGAAGCAGCATACGACTGTCGGTAAACTCGGATATGCGCCTACCGAACAGATGCAAACCGGACGAGCGTATCCGAATAGTGATTTGTATGCGTTAGCGGTTACAGCGATCGTATTGCTCACCGGACGAGAGCCACAAGATTTGTTTGATGAAAACACGATGACCTGGCGATGGCAGCGATATGTCAATCTCGATCCAGGTTTTGCCCAAGTTTTAAGTCGAATGTTGAGCTATCGAGTCGGCGATCGCTTTCAATCTGCGACCGAAGTGATGCAGGTTTTACAAGCTCCTGCCACGATCGCACCGCTTCCCGCAACGCCGCCGCCTACAAGTGCTCAACCGCCACAGACGAATGTGTCGAGAGCCGAAACAGTTGCGATCGGACATCGAGGTGATTCGACAGTTGCACGAACGAATGTCCAAAACCCGAATGATCCTTCGATTCCTGCTCGTAGTTCTCTTTGGGACGATCCCTGGGCGGTATTCGCGATCGGGACAGGATTAGTGCTGCTGACAGGGTTAGGCGCTTGGACGATCACACGGGCATTGATGAATGCGAATCAACCGATCGCGTCTCCGACTCCCACCCCCACGATTACCGCGTCTCCCAAACCCACCACGAGTCCGACCACTCGCCCTTCACCGAGTCCTTCACCGACTGCCACACCTGTTACATTCAGTCAGCAGTTGGATTTATCGAGTGGGTCGGTGACTCGGAGTGGAGCATTGCGATCGAATGAAACGCTAGAGTTTATTATTCCAGCCATTCAGGGGCAACGTTTGAATACCAGTCTCGGTGGGGAAGGCGTTCTCTTGAGTGTATTAGCGCCGAATCGCGACCCGGTAGATAATGCGGCAAATCGGGTGACAAATTGGTCAGGCGAACTCCCTTTTACCGGAAACTATACGGTACAACTTAGAACCGTCAAAGGCATTCCCAAGAGTGACTTTAAGCTAAATGTAGCACTTGCAACCCCGACTCCATCCCCATCACCTACGGTTTCCCCGTCCCCGTCTCCTAGTCCAACCGTGACAGAACAAGTGATCGGCATTCCGCAAGGGCAAACGGGTGTACAAGTGGATGGAACCGTCAATCCTGCGACGATTCGCCGCTATTTAATTAATGTGCGACCCAATCAAACCTTAACGCTGAACCTCACTCAAGGAGCCAGATTTACCTTAAGATATCCAGATGGGCGACCTGTGGAAGATGCGGCTAGGCTTCAGAACTGGCAAGGAATTGTGCCGACTGGCGGTAGTTATGCGGTGGATGTGACCAGCGATCGAGAAACCAGTTTTACGCTAGGTGTCGATGTCAAATGA
- the bioD gene encoding dethiobiotin synthase, with product MIENALLITGTDTDAGKTVLTTALIAYWQKYCRSRSLGVMKPLQTGVGDRELYRQLFDLDQTPEELNPLHFEAPLAPPIAADLEGERVKLEPVWKAFEALRSKRDFVLVEALGGLGSPVTHETTVADWAWDWHLPAVLVVPVKLGAIGQAVANVALARQAKVHLRGIVLNCIRSSTDEEVENWASINLIQRLTGIPVLGLIPYLSNPTDVEKLAQVAAHLDLERLMPEVV from the coding sequence ATGATCGAAAATGCACTTTTAATTACCGGAACCGATACCGATGCGGGTAAAACCGTGTTGACGACTGCGTTGATTGCGTATTGGCAAAAGTATTGTCGATCGCGTTCTCTCGGTGTGATGAAACCGTTGCAGACGGGAGTAGGCGATCGAGAATTGTATCGTCAATTATTCGATCTCGATCAAACACCGGAAGAATTGAACCCGCTGCATTTTGAAGCTCCGTTAGCGCCGCCGATCGCGGCTGATCTTGAAGGAGAGCGCGTCAAATTAGAACCCGTTTGGAAAGCGTTTGAAGCGCTGCGAAGTAAACGGGATTTTGTTTTGGTTGAAGCGTTGGGCGGATTGGGATCGCCTGTGACGCATGAAACGACGGTTGCAGACTGGGCTTGGGATTGGCATTTACCAGCGGTGTTAGTCGTGCCTGTGAAGTTGGGCGCGATCGGGCAAGCGGTGGCGAATGTAGCGTTAGCAAGACAGGCGAAAGTTCATTTGCGCGGAATTGTTTTGAACTGTATTCGATCGAGTACCGATGAAGAGGTTGAAAACTGGGCATCGATCAATTTGATTCAGCGATTAACTGGGATTCCAGTGCTTGGATTAATTCCATATTTAAGCAATCCAACTGATGTGGAAAAGCTGGCTCAAGTTGCTGCACATTTGGATTTAGAGCGACTCATGCCTGAAGTTGTCTAG
- a CDS encoding hemerythrin domain-containing protein, with protein MVATMDDTKRLAIATKLADIKAVQELIISNEQKFISATTDSELVKRFQDMLKDDQKNLGIIDTVIVQYGVQSEPKKTTTEFVQKLEELMSGSELTLYEKVFQHELLKHQQTMSGIVLHKAAQKVGADIDAALGPLNTVNFESRAHQEQLKGVLETLGVRELTGMDADQGLWARVQDAVAALTGVAGSVVTQTTDKSDMNIQDVLRMDHQKVNVLFAEIKAAQNPAKRKEFFQQLDGDLRAHAIAENEVAYPAVRGKYAESDLQELYDEQNSWFPALDAMEKMDVMSEQFMSSLQRLMDEIMDHVRQEESTFFAALRDNFSSQQLEQIASEFKAKKSEVQRQAAGM; from the coding sequence ATGGTAGCCACAATGGATGATACCAAGCGTCTAGCGATCGCGACGAAGCTTGCAGACATCAAAGCTGTCCAAGAACTTATTATTTCAAACGAACAGAAGTTCATCTCGGCAACCACCGACTCTGAGTTGGTGAAGCGTTTTCAAGATATGTTGAAAGATGACCAGAAGAACTTGGGCATCATCGACACAGTAATCGTGCAATATGGTGTACAGTCTGAGCCGAAGAAAACGACCACTGAGTTTGTGCAGAAGCTTGAGGAACTGATGTCTGGTTCTGAACTGACGCTGTACGAAAAGGTATTCCAACATGAACTGTTGAAGCACCAGCAAACGATGTCGGGAATTGTCTTGCACAAAGCTGCTCAAAAAGTAGGTGCGGACATTGATGCAGCACTTGGACCGCTCAATACAGTGAACTTTGAAAGCCGCGCTCACCAAGAGCAGCTTAAAGGCGTACTCGAAACTCTAGGTGTACGTGAACTGACTGGAATGGATGCCGATCAAGGTCTGTGGGCACGAGTCCAAGACGCGGTTGCAGCGCTCACGGGTGTTGCAGGTAGCGTTGTGACTCAAACGACCGATAAGTCTGACATGAACATTCAAGACGTGCTCCGGATGGATCACCAGAAAGTGAATGTTCTATTTGCTGAAATCAAAGCAGCACAAAATCCGGCGAAGCGCAAAGAATTCTTCCAGCAGTTGGATGGCGACCTTCGTGCACATGCGATCGCAGAAAACGAAGTGGCTTATCCCGCTGTGCGTGGTAAGTATGCAGAAAGCGATCTGCAAGAACTTTATGACGAGCAAAACTCCTGGTTCCCCGCACTCGATGCGATGGAAAAAATGGATGTGATGTCTGAGCAGTTCATGTCGTCGCTGCAACGTCTGATGGACGAAATTATGGATCACGTTCGCCAAGAAGAAAGCACTTTCTTTGCAGCACTGCGTGATAACTTCAGCAGCCAACAACTGGAGCAAATTGCATCCGAGTTCAAAGCGAAGAAGAGCGAAGTGCAACGTCAAGCAGCAGGCATGTAG
- the crtO gene encoding beta-carotene ketolase CrtO — protein MSTYDVIIIGAGHNGLTCAAYLLKAGYKVLLLEKRSVPGGAATTEAVIPELPEFRFNRCAIDHEFIHLGPVVEELELTKYGLEYLYCDPVVFCPHPDGTYFLANRSVEQTCANIAQYSEHDARKYAEFVDLWQRTISAMIPMFNAPPKSIIDIAGNYDFKKVKDFLSVVGSTNKALDFIRTMLSSAEDILHEYFDTETVKAPLARLAAEMGVPPSQKNLAIGAMMMAMRHHPGMARPRGGTGALTAALVKLVQSLGGEILTEQSVKQILIDDGRAVGVRVGSGQEYRATRGVISNIDARRVFLQLIDPSDVDSADEHLRERLDRRIVNNNETILKIDLAMSEPLKFIHHDHKDEYLIGSVLIADSVKHVEIAHTDPAIGRIPDADPSMYIVQPTMLDPSMAPEGHHTVWIEFFAPYQIENAEGTGLNGTGWTDELKNKVADRVIDKLADYAPNVKTATIGRAVESPAELGERLGAYKGNYYHIDMTLEQMVFFRPLPEIANYKTPIDNLYLTGAGTHPGGSISGMPGRNCARVFLHTQQPVLQTFRDAGNSVKSMFEGILHR, from the coding sequence ATGTCTACTTATGATGTGATTATTATTGGTGCGGGTCACAATGGCTTGACTTGTGCTGCTTATCTACTAAAAGCAGGATACAAAGTTCTTTTATTAGAAAAGCGATCGGTTCCCGGTGGAGCAGCGACGACAGAAGCGGTGATCCCGGAACTGCCAGAGTTTCGGTTTAATCGCTGTGCGATCGATCATGAGTTTATTCATCTCGGTCCCGTGGTCGAAGAGTTGGAACTGACGAAATACGGCTTGGAATATCTTTACTGTGATCCGGTCGTCTTTTGTCCGCATCCTGACGGAACTTACTTTTTGGCAAATCGATCGGTCGAACAAACTTGCGCGAACATTGCTCAATACAGTGAACACGATGCGCGAAAGTATGCTGAATTCGTGGATTTGTGGCAACGAACGATCAGTGCGATGATTCCGATGTTCAATGCGCCACCGAAATCGATCATTGATATTGCGGGTAACTATGACTTTAAGAAGGTCAAAGATTTCTTATCGGTGGTAGGTTCAACGAACAAAGCTTTAGATTTCATCAGAACGATGTTATCGAGTGCAGAAGACATCTTGCACGAGTACTTTGACACGGAAACTGTGAAAGCTCCATTAGCGCGACTGGCGGCGGAAATGGGTGTACCGCCATCGCAGAAAAATTTAGCGATCGGGGCAATGATGATGGCAATGCGTCATCATCCCGGAATGGCGCGTCCAAGAGGTGGAACAGGAGCCTTAACAGCGGCGTTAGTGAAGTTAGTTCAAAGCTTGGGTGGAGAGATTCTAACTGAGCAAAGTGTAAAACAGATCTTGATTGATGACGGTCGTGCGGTTGGGGTTCGAGTGGGATCAGGTCAAGAATATCGAGCCACACGAGGGGTAATTTCTAATATCGATGCGCGTCGAGTGTTCTTACAGTTGATTGATCCGAGTGATGTTGATTCAGCGGATGAACATTTGCGCGAAAGGCTCGATCGAAGAATCGTGAACAATAACGAAACTATTCTAAAAATCGATCTAGCAATGTCTGAACCGCTAAAGTTCATTCACCACGATCACAAAGACGAATATTTGATTGGTTCAGTATTAATTGCAGATTCCGTGAAGCATGTTGAAATTGCTCATACTGATCCAGCGATCGGTCGAATTCCCGATGCTGATCCTTCGATGTACATTGTTCAACCAACCATGCTCGATCCTTCAATGGCTCCTGAAGGTCATCACACCGTTTGGATCGAATTCTTTGCACCTTATCAAATCGAAAATGCGGAAGGAACGGGATTGAATGGGACGGGTTGGACGGATGAACTAAAGAATAAAGTTGCCGATCGCGTGATCGACAAACTTGCGGACTATGCTCCGAACGTGAAAACAGCAACCATTGGACGAGCTGTAGAAAGTCCGGCTGAATTGGGCGAACGATTGGGAGCTTACAAAGGCAACTACTACCACATTGATATGACCTTAGAACAAATGGTGTTCTTCCGTCCGTTGCCAGAGATTGCGAACTATAAAACACCGATCGACAATCTCTATCTCACAGGTGCGGGAACACATCCAGGCGGCTCGATTTCGGGAATGCCTGGAAGAAACTGTGCTCGTGTGTTTCTCCACACTCAGCAGCCAGTTCTACAAACTTTCCGCGATGCTGGCAATTCTGTTAAATCAATGTTTGAAGGCATCTTGCATCGTTAG